A DNA window from Molothrus ater isolate BHLD 08-10-18 breed brown headed cowbird chromosome 2, BPBGC_Mater_1.1, whole genome shotgun sequence contains the following coding sequences:
- the ZDHHC23 gene encoding palmitoyltransferase ZDHHC23 has product MEEPLCCCEYVDRRGRRNHLAACCCDCEELDDGCDRWLTCKSMPPGALERIADTIADRLRVPWFSGAVKINVSLVPPLVLLPVFLHVAALHFLLGLIILTSLPVVVLWYYYLTHRRKERTLFFLSLGLFSLGYMYYVFLREVVPRGHVEHSQVVTLTCGLILMLAALSRAKKDPGYLPIPAGNEKPSHQGLHNKSIRGSSSGLHGISGAASSRAVNGEAKGYCRMSAEQPAGVKKDWCTKCQLVRPARAGHCRLCGRCVRRLDHHCVWINSCVGEQNHQAFILALSFFMLTSVYGITLTLHTICRGRSLFVALFYCPGAYSDYSSALSFTCVWYCAIVTAGMGYILLIQLLNISYNVTEREARLALRDNTGRRLLGGLVIDTGQYNRGLLCNWGHFLSLGASPPQRSAEDIV; this is encoded by the exons GCTGGACGACGGCTGCGACAG GTGGCTGACGTGCAAATCCATGCCCCCGGGAGCGCTGGAGAGGATCGCCGACACCATCGCGGACCGGCTGCGGGTCCCCTGGTTCTCGGGGGCCGTGAAAATCAATGTCAGCCTCGTGCCGCCGCTCGTCCTGCTGCCTGTCTTCCTCCACGTTGCCGCCCTGCACTTCCTGCTGGGGCTCATCATCCTGACGTCCCTGCCCGTTGTGGTGCTGTGGTATTACTACCTCACCCACCGGAGGAAGGAACGGACTCTGTTCTTCTTGAGCCTGGGGCTCTTCTCCTTGGGATATATGTACTATGTGTTTCTCCGGGAGGTGGTTCCCCGGGGCCACGTGGAGCATTCCCAAGTGGTCACTCTCACGTGCGGGTTAATTCTTATGCTTGCAGCCCTGTCTCGAGCCAAGAAGGACCCTGGCTAccttcccatcccagcaggcaACGAGAAGCCATCGCACCAGGGTTTGCACAACAAGAGTATTAGAGGGAGCTCCAGCGGGCTCCATGGCATctcaggtgctgccagcagtcGTGCTGTGAATGGGGAGGCTAAAGGTTATTGCAGGATGTCAGCTGAGCAGCCAGCAGGTGTGAAAAAGGACTGGTGCACTAAATGCCAGCTGGTCAGGCCAGCTCGAGCAGGGCACTGCCGGCTTTGTGGCAGGTGTGTGAGGAGGCTGGACCATCACTGTGTCTG gATTAACAGCTGCGTAGGGGAGCAGAACCATCAAGCTTTCATCCTTGCACTCTCCTTCTTCATGCTCACCTCTGTGTATGGGATTACCTTGACCCTGCACACCATCTGTAGGGGCCGAAGTCTGTTTGTGGCATTGTTCTACTGCCCTGGGGCCTATTCTGACTACAG ctctgctctgtcgTTCACCTGTGTGTGGTACTGTGCCATTGTAACAGCTGGCATGGGATACATCCTCCTTATCCAGCTGTTGAACATCAGCTACAACGTGACTGAGAGGGAAGCTCGGCTGGCTCTGCGGGACAACACTGGGCGCAGGCTGCTGGGTGGGTTAGTGATAGACACTGGCCAGTATAACAGGGGACTCCTGTGCAACTGGGGCCACTTCCTGAGCCTGGGGGCTTCTCCTCCACAGCGCTCTGCCGAGGACATCGTGTGA